Genomic window (Elusimicrobiota bacterium):
ATAAGAGATAGGAGATAGTAGTAAAACCAACCACATAGCCGACTGAAGTCGGGTATAATTTATTCCCCACTTTAGTGGGTATGATTTGAAACTCCAATACTGCGATATAGAGTGTCTGACAGATAGGCAGACATAGCGACATAGCGACATAGTCAATCCTCCGTTATTTTTGTTCTGGTGGTGGCATTGGTGGCATTGGTTGTCCAGGCTGACCTTGTGGCATTTGCTCTCTCGGTGGCATCTGCTGTTGACTACCACTCATTGGACCGCCCATTGGACCGCCGCCCATCATTGGTGGGAACATTCCACTTTCGTGCATTTTCTTCCATTGCTCCTGAGTTAAAATTGTTTTCATTTTGAACTTCATTTCAATACCTTTTTTTATAAGTTTTTGCAGTGTGGCTGCTATTTCATTAACCTTTGAATTCAGTGATGATTCCGTAGCATTAGGGTCTTTCATTCGGGCTTCTAATTCCTTCTGTAAAATATTCATTCTGGAACTTAGCACTGCCATTTCTGACTCATTTGCCTGACCAATTGCTTTCATTTTCTCCATCTGTTCCTGAGTTAAATTTAGTCCTTTAATAAATTCAGGTGGGCCTCCAGAAATTTGTTGTGAAAACAAAAAAGAATAAAAACCTGATACCAACACTAAACCAAAAAAATATTTTAGCATACCACTCTCCTCTTGTAGCGTCCCATTTTATATGGAACGCATTTTTATTCCGTCCAACATAAAGTTGGACGCTACAATTTTATCCGAAACTGTTAATCTTTAATTTGTTTTGGGTGCTTTGTTTAACGAATTCGGTAATTGTAATATCCCACTATCAGACAAAAGTTTGGACGAAAAAATTAAATCTATTTTTTTGTCCCATTTATCAGAAAACAGATTAGATGTATAAACATTCTCAAAATTGAGCGATAGAATTTTATCTTTTATTTTTTC
Coding sequences:
- a CDS encoding Spy/CpxP family protein refolding chaperone, with product MLKYFFGLVLVSGFYSFLFSQQISGGPPEFIKGLNLTQEQMEKMKAIGQANESEMAVLSSRMNILQKELEARMKDPNATESSLNSKVNEIAATLQKLIKKGIEMKFKMKTILTQEQWKKMHESGMFPPMMGGGPMGGPMSGSQQQMPPREQMPQGQPGQPMPPMPPPEQK